The nucleotide sequence AGGCAGGGTCATGAAAAATCTATATATAGTATAGTTGCTCGGATCTACAATTTGAGCTGCCTGGTTGGTCATTAACTCCGTCATTACGGGTCCGCTGATTATGATAACCGGCAGAAAGAAGATGGCCCTAAAGAAAGCCCTTCCTTTAAACTTACCGTTGAGCAAGATAGCCACAATCAGCGAGGCTACAACAATCATTGGAGTAGACAAGACCACAAAGACTATGCTTTCTATGAGTATCTGAGAGAAATTTACGTCCTTGGTGAAAATGTCAATATAGTTACTCAATCCAACCCAGGTAGTCTGTATTCCTGTAGGAGAAATTTTCACGCTGCTTAAACTTAAGTATACGGAGTAAAAGAAAGGAAAGGCAGTTAGCAGAAGAAAGCCGATAATCCAAGGTAGTATAAAGCTGTAGCCCAGTACAGCCTTCCTCCTCTTGATGGTCATTTTACTCTTCATTATTATCACTCTCCTCCTATAACTGTATAATCCTGGGCCTTAACTATAATTCCGTCCACCTTATAATCACTTCCTGTATAGTTAACCACTATGGATACCTTGTTGTCGTAGTCTACCTTCACAACTCCGGCACTGAGCACTGTCCTATTCTCAATGGTTTTTCCTTCAACTGCTGTGAGTGCCTTATTTATATAGGCATAGGCCTCTGCTATATTATCCTTCCAGTCTTCATAACTGGTGGAGTACAGTTCAGACATAGTGGTGTACTTTAACTCGGTGTTACTTTTTCCTGTCAACAGGTAAGCCGGATAGGCTCCGTATTCAATGAGCTTAAGCAGGTCAGCCTTGGAATAAAAGCTCATGTTGATATAGGGACCATAGTAATCAACACTGCCCTTTAAAACAATCTGTAAAAATGGGACCGTATCATTTTCAAATAGGTACTGGCTGTTGACCATGGGTATATCAAAGATTTTATCGGTGTACTTCCATAGATACTGATTGGGTTTATATAGGGCCAAGGTCTCAACACTGGCAGAGACCTTTTCTGCAGCTGCTTCAAATAGGTCTCTGGCCTTCAGTCTTGTAGTAACATTGTTCTGCTGGTTTTCCGCATAGAGTTTTGAACCAAATTCATTGATGGCCATGGCCTTCATATTGTTTTCCCTGTATTTTTCCGCTTTTTCTTCAACATACTCTGCCACTATTTTGGATTCCACAAAATATGTTTCCTTAAACCAAAGATCGTTATTGTCTCTCTCCAGCTTTATGAGAGCTTGGGACAGGGAGTTGCCACCTTCACTTCTCAAATCTATCTGATTTTTATTTGCTGTCACCGGGTTTTCATAGAAATACAGGTTACCACCTGTGGATTTGATATAATCCGCCAGCTTCATATAGGCTGCCTTACCACCAAGCTTGGACTCAAAATTGAAGGCTGAAGGCTTGCTGCCCCCTACTCCCCCCTTTTGCCAGCCCTGTACAACCACTGTACTGTTAACAATACCACTTGCAGCAAGTTCATCAATTATGGCCTTGGTCTCATCCGGTGTAGTGATTTTTAATAGGCTGTTAAATAAAAAGCCCTTTTCTATATCCGCTGCTATGATGTCCACCTGCAGGGGAATTTGATCTTCTTTTTCTTCACTGCCTGGGAGGAGTTCTGCCTGTTTCAGAGATTCTCTATAAAACTTGGCCATACCTACATAGTCTGCAGCTTCCCCATTTAGAAAATTGTAGGTTATTGCCGCATCAAAGCTGTTTCTGACTTCCTGCATTATCTGCACACCGGACCCGCTTCTGCTGGTGGGCTGCAGGTACTTTTGCCTATAGGTAAACTTTGCCGTAACCCAGTTATAGTTGGTTAGCATGCCGCTTGGAGTAGCCATTATGGATGCGTACTCCGCTCCCTCATTAATGGTTGCAAACAGGGCATTTTGCTTCACTCCATGAACTACTCCGAACACAGGCATTAACACCGTGGGCTCCTCTGTGGCAAAATCATTGGGCCTGCTGGACTTTAGGTCATTGACCTCCACCAGTTTATCTATGCCATAGTCTTTGCCATAAACCCTCTTATCAAAATTCACCAGGTACTGTGAGGGTTTACTAAACCTTATAAGGGCACCGGGACCGTCGGGAACAAACATGTAGCCATCTATCTCGTCTGCCACAGTGGACCCTAAAAAGGGTACAAAGTACACGTTTCCAATGTAATTGTCTTTTTCTTCTTTTATTGTATCGTCCTCAAGTCTGAAGGTAAGCTTTCCATCCTTTAGTTCCATGGTAAAATCAAAGGATATACCAAGATCTTTGTAAGTTACTGAATAGGTCAGCACATTGTCTTTCACAGCATAGTTTTTATCTACCTGGGCATCTGCTATACTCAACCTTTTCTCTATACCTTTCTTATCAAAGTAGTCTATAGATACTAGGGAATTACCTACCCCGGACCAGGTAGTATTCATATTCTCAGGCTTGTCAGATGTCAGTCCGCCCCATATATAACCGGTGGCCTTATCCACTATTCTGATGGAAGCGTTTTTATCCCGGTGCCAAACTTCCACCTTTTCATCCTCCAGGATTTTAACAAAGCCCTCCAGATTTAGTCTGTTCTGAACCCTGGTATACTTCTCCGGTTTGGAATACCTGTTAGAGTTTGCATTCATCAGGGCAGCCCGGCTTGGAAGGTCTGTCACTGCAGAACCTTTGTTTAGGCTTTTTGCAAAACTCAGGGTAGATCCCACTGTTAAGGCTGCTGCAACCACTGCGGTAATACCTATTGTGATCTTTCTTTTACTTTCTAGCATTGTAAGCCACCTCCCTTAAAACTGAATAAACAAACTCCATTAACTGATCCCACAGCATGTATACTATTGAGAAGCATATTATACCCACCAGTATTAAGAACAGGGATAGGATTATGCTCTTGATAACTTCACCCACTTCATAGTTATGGATTTCCTTTAAACCTAGGAAGAGGATTACCCCGCACCATACCCAAATAATAAGGGAAGCAAGTTCTATTATGAAGGCTTCGTTCAGGGTCAGCACATAGGTCAGGGCAATTACAAAGGGCATTAAGATTATAAAAGGTGCCAAGGAGTAGGCTGTTGCAGTATATACATCCTTGAATCTGCCTTCCCCGTCATTGATGGAACTTACCATGTAGTTAGCCCCCGCCCAAAGGGCTACGGGCAGGAGGGATATGGAGATGATATAAAAATATGATATATTTCTTGCATCCACATAATTAAATATGAAGCTTCGCCCTATATAGTTGATCGTGAAAATGATGAAGGCCCCTGCATAGATGATGGTTGCAGCCAGGGTAGACCCCTGCCTATCCTTTCTTATTTCATACATACAGTCAATTGGATGTCTAAGCACCCGCTTTAGATAAAGCAAGTCTCTTACCAGCCTGTTTTCCTTAAGTTTTGCCTTCAGCCCCCTTATAGGATTGAAGATTCCTTTTTTTGAATCTATCTTTTTCAGTACCTTAGAGATAAGAGCTGCCAGTACCAGCAAAATCAACATAACTGCTATATTGTCTTGCAGCCATTCATTTCTTATTTCCCAATAGCTTTCAGAGTAGTCTTCCCGGTTTTGAGCCAACCTGAAATTCTCTGCTGCTTGTTTATAGTCATTTTCTTGGAAGTAGGCCTTACCCAAGCCATCATAAGCTATCTTGGATGTGCCGCTAAGCTGCAGGATTTGCTGCCACAGGTCCTTACTTTCCAGGTACTTGCCGATTTCAAAAAGGCTGATGGCCTCGTGGATCATCTCTGCAAACACCGTAGGATAAAAAACTTGCACCACATTACGTTCCTTATCAAGCACATAGATATAGTTATCTTTGTCCACAGCAATGCCTGCTCCTACGGTAAAAAGTCCATTTCTTTCTGTAGATATGGCCCTTCCTCCAAAGGAAAAGATCAAGTTGCCTTCAGAATCATATTCGTATATAAGGCCTGTTTCCGTTAGGGCGTAAATCTGCCCATAGGTTCCCACTGTTATGTCCACGAAGTTTTCTTCATCAATCATCACATGGTTACTGGCCAAAATGTCAGAGCCCGAAACATTGTGTTTCTTTATTGCATGGCCTCTTTCGCCCTGGGTAATTGTATAGGTCATTCCCTTTTTATCTATTGCTAAATTGTAAAAGCTCTTAGGTATGCGGTTAAAAAGTTTGGCCTTTTGGGCCTCTGTAAACACCAGGTCCTGAATGGCTTCTATTAGCGACTTACTGGTGTTGTTGGCCCCGAAATAGCCCAGAAACTCTCCCTCTTTGCTGAACTGTATGATGCCGTCATAGGTTCCTTCACTGACGATATAAATATTTCCCTTCTTGTCACTTAAGGCCTTCTTAGGCTTGAAGTTTGTGGTCTTCCCGAAGATAGGCGTATCCGGCCTACCATAGGTTTTTAACACTGCTCCCACTGGGGAGAACTTTACAACCTGTTCTAAATCATAATCCGCTGCGATTATATTATCTTCCTCATCTACATATACACCGGTGGGAGAACTTAAGGTATCTTCTCCTATAAAGGTGACCTCATCGGTGTCTAAATCCTTTATGGTTATACGGCCGTTGCCTGTATCTGCCACATAGATTCGTCCATCCTTAACAAATATATCCTCAGGCTTTTTTAGGTCTATATCTCTAAATAATATTTCCCCGTTTAGGTATGCATCCTGTGTTCGAACCCATTTAAGATCTTCCGAAATGGTATAGGTATAGGCAGGAGCATTCTCTGCACGTACGGACTGGGTTGAGAATCCTAGGGCCAGTAAAATTCCTAAAGCAGCGGCTATGGTGGACTTTGTTGCTCTTTTTACCAATGTCTTTATCATATAATTAAACCTCCTCTGCCAACTGCACTATTTGATGCCTGAATGGACCATGGTATTCATAACCCTTGATTGCAGTACAATAAAGATTACCAGGTTCGGTAAAAACATTATCAAGGATGCCGCTGCTGCCATGCCCTGACCGGCCACAGTGTTACCTGTGGTAGAAGTTAAGGTGGTCAAATAGAAAGCAAAATTTTTCAAGGCCTCATCGTTAATAAAAAGTGTGGAGGCCTCGGTGCTGTTCCAAACCGCCTGGAAGGCCAAGATTGCCACCGTAGAAAGGGCCGGTTTGATCAGGGGCATTATGATTTTAAGCAGTATATAGTAGTCTGACGCCCCATCAATCTGTGCTGCTTCCACCAGTGAGGTGGGGATTTGGTCTATAAACTGCTTAACCAAGAACAAGCCCACCGGCATGGCCAATATCGGAAGTATATGGGCAATAAAGCTATCAATAATACCAAGCCTTACCACAACCAAATATCTTGGTATTGTCACCGCAATGGGGACAAACATCAGGGCCAGGGTATTTATGCTGAAAAGCAGCTTCTTGCCTTTGAAATTCTTTTTCGATAGTACATAACCTGCTGCCGCCGCTACAAATATGGATAAGATCACCACTATAGCGGTTGATATTATACTGTTAAAAAGGTATCTGGAAGCCGGCACGTTTGAGTTGCTGGCAGTATTGAACAATCTTATAAAGTTATCGAAGGTTGGACGTCTTGTGATGAATCTGGGAGGATATAAAAACAACTCGTCCATTGGCTTAAAGGCGTTAAAGAATATATAAAGTATGGGTAAACTCATAAAAGTCAAAATAGGTAGCAGTATTATATAAAATTTAATCTGACTTTTATGAAATTTTTTTGGGTTTATACCAGTTCCGCTAAAACCAGACATGTTTCCACCTCCTACTCATCGGCAAAGAGCTTATTAGAAACCTTTGAAGCTCCCCATATCATCAAAAGTAATATTACGGATACTGCCGCTGCATATCCCATTTCATATCTTATAAAACCATAGTCCTCTATGTGGTTTACTATAACCTGTCCTGCATAGTCCGGTGTAGGGTTTGACCCTGAAAGGGCAACGCCGATGCCACCGGTACTGAAGGTGTTTACTA is from Clostridium thermarum and encodes:
- a CDS encoding carbohydrate ABC transporter permease, producing the protein MSGFSGTGINPKKFHKSQIKFYIILLPILTFMSLPILYIFFNAFKPMDELFLYPPRFITRRPTFDNFIRLFNTASNSNVPASRYLFNSIISTAIVVILSIFVAAAAGYVLSKKNFKGKKLLFSINTLALMFVPIAVTIPRYLVVVRLGIIDSFIAHILPILAMPVGLFLVKQFIDQIPTSLVEAAQIDGASDYYILLKIIMPLIKPALSTVAILAFQAVWNSTEASTLFINDEALKNFAFYLTTLTSTTGNTVAGQGMAAAASLIMFLPNLVIFIVLQSRVMNTMVHSGIK
- a CDS encoding YIP1 family protein encodes the protein MIKTLVKRATKSTIAAALGILLALGFSTQSVRAENAPAYTYTISEDLKWVRTQDAYLNGEILFRDIDLKKPEDIFVKDGRIYVADTGNGRITIKDLDTDEVTFIGEDTLSSPTGVYVDEEDNIIAADYDLEQVVKFSPVGAVLKTYGRPDTPIFGKTTNFKPKKALSDKKGNIYIVSEGTYDGIIQFSKEGEFLGYFGANNTSKSLIEAIQDLVFTEAQKAKLFNRIPKSFYNLAIDKKGMTYTITQGERGHAIKKHNVSGSDILASNHVMIDEENFVDITVGTYGQIYALTETGLIYEYDSEGNLIFSFGGRAISTERNGLFTVGAGIAVDKDNYIYVLDKERNVVQVFYPTVFAEMIHEAISLFEIGKYLESKDLWQQILQLSGTSKIAYDGLGKAYFQENDYKQAAENFRLAQNREDYSESYWEIRNEWLQDNIAVMLILLVLAALISKVLKKIDSKKGIFNPIRGLKAKLKENRLVRDLLYLKRVLRHPIDCMYEIRKDRQGSTLAATIIYAGAFIIFTINYIGRSFIFNYVDARNISYFYIISISLLPVALWAGANYMVSSINDGEGRFKDVYTATAYSLAPFIILMPFVIALTYVLTLNEAFIIELASLIIWVWCGVILFLGLKEIHNYEVGEVIKSIILSLFLILVGIICFSIVYMLWDQLMEFVYSVLREVAYNARK
- a CDS encoding carbohydrate ABC transporter permease, whose protein sequence is MKSKMTIKRRKAVLGYSFILPWIIGFLLLTAFPFFYSVYLSLSSVKISPTGIQTTWVGLSNYIDIFTKDVNFSQILIESIVFVVLSTPMIVVASLIVAILLNGKFKGRAFFRAIFFLPVIIISGPVMTELMTNQAAQIVDPSNYTIYRFFMTLPRAVGSPVLYIFDNLVLILWFSGVQIIIFLAGLQKIDTSIYEAASIDGASSWQVFWKIVLPFLKPLALINAIYTIVEMAAFPTNKINTAITSKMFEMGNVYSQSAAMSWIYFMVEFLLLGLVFLILRDKQKKERWK
- a CDS encoding DUF5696 domain-containing protein, encoding MLESKRKITIGITAVVAAALTVGSTLSFAKSLNKGSAVTDLPSRAALMNANSNRYSKPEKYTRVQNRLNLEGFVKILEDEKVEVWHRDKNASIRIVDKATGYIWGGLTSDKPENMNTTWSGVGNSLVSIDYFDKKGIEKRLSIADAQVDKNYAVKDNVLTYSVTYKDLGISFDFTMELKDGKLTFRLEDDTIKEEKDNYIGNVYFVPFLGSTVADEIDGYMFVPDGPGALIRFSKPSQYLVNFDKRVYGKDYGIDKLVEVNDLKSSRPNDFATEEPTVLMPVFGVVHGVKQNALFATINEGAEYASIMATPSGMLTNYNWVTAKFTYRQKYLQPTSRSGSGVQIMQEVRNSFDAAITYNFLNGEAADYVGMAKFYRESLKQAELLPGSEEKEDQIPLQVDIIAADIEKGFLFNSLLKITTPDETKAIIDELAASGIVNSTVVVQGWQKGGVGGSKPSAFNFESKLGGKAAYMKLADYIKSTGGNLYFYENPVTANKNQIDLRSEGGNSLSQALIKLERDNNDLWFKETYFVESKIVAEYVEEKAEKYRENNMKAMAINEFGSKLYAENQQNNVTTRLKARDLFEAAAEKVSASVETLALYKPNQYLWKYTDKIFDIPMVNSQYLFENDTVPFLQIVLKGSVDYYGPYINMSFYSKADLLKLIEYGAYPAYLLTGKSNTELKYTTMSELYSTSYEDWKDNIAEAYAYINKALTAVEGKTIENRTVLSAGVVKVDYDNKVSIVVNYTGSDYKVDGIIVKAQDYTVIGGE